A window of the Brassica napus cultivar Da-Ae chromosome A2, Da-Ae, whole genome shotgun sequence genome harbors these coding sequences:
- the LOC106382918 gene encoding protein kinase STUNTED isoform X1 yields MKPTGGGGEKPATEGSALVIVGVNPDERSREVLTWSLVNVTRPGDRIIALHVLDYSLEGSTSLISLVKTFDTMLGVYESFCNLKQVDLKLKFLRGKSARKLLVQEVKSCGATSLIVGSSKRHHTIRSSASLAKYCARNLAKDVSVFAVKSGKIMFRRVPSNNGAEGSHMKLPSLVSASPNVAIEAAKIGNTFSPARTSSRWTRTSRTSSLQSPESLGVDNSLALVPVPTNKTDSGSPESGPGWHFLRRNWTKVSAKKAVLQWVSKLRGRDSPAVAYLDRKRSDSGCDEDCSSSIDGSELMQSPLSPCVGSNNIPEELEGLHEKYSSTCRLFTYKEVLSITSNFASDNLIGEGGNSYVYRGDLPDGRELAVKLLKPCLDVMKEFKQEIEVITSVNHKNIVSLFGFCFENNNLMLVYDYLPRGSLEENLHGNRKDAASFGWLERYRVAVGVAEALDYLHNTHDPEVIHRDVKSSNVLLADDFEAQLSDFGFASLASSASQHVTCGDIAGTFGYLAPEYFMHGKVTDRIDVYAFGVVLLELLSGRKPICVDQSKGQESLVLWANPILESGKFTQLLDPSLETDNSNDLIEKLLLAATLCIKRSPNDRPQMTLVVKILQGDEEATEWGKQQVRASEDAREYLTNIESHINLALLDLEDDAASDSSPEASSISVEDYLKGRWSRTASFNFN; encoded by the exons ATGAAACCTACCGGAGGCGGAGGTGAGAAACCGGCGACGGAAGGCTCGGCGTTAGTAATCGTCGGTGTAAATCCCGACGAAAGGAGCAGAGAGGTGCTTACGTGGTCTTTGGTGAATGTAACTCGCCCTGGAGATCGAATCATCGCTCTCCACGTCCTCGATTACTCTCTCG AAGGCTCCACGTCGCTTATCTCGCTGGTTAAGACCTTCGACACGATGCTTGGTGTATACGAAAGCTTCTGCAACTTAAAACAG GTTGATTTGAAGTTGAAGTTCTTAAGAGGGAAGTCAGCTAGGAAACTTCTTGTACAGGAAGTGAAATCGTGTGGAGCTACGAGTTTGATCGTTGGTTCTTCTAAGAGACATCATACAATCCGTTCCTCAGCTTCTTTAGCTAAGTATTGTGCTAGGAATCTTGCTAAGGATGTCTCGGTTTTTGCTGTTAAGAGTGGGAAGATTATGTTCCGGCGAGTACCTAGTAACAATG GTGCAGAAGGTTCACATATGAAGCTTCCCTCTTTAGTGAGCGCATCCCCCAACGTTGCTATTGAAGCGGCAAAGATTGGTAACACATTTAGCCCCGCAAGAACTAGCTCACGCTGGACAAGAACTAGCCGCACTTCCTCATTACAGTCTCCCGAGAGTTTAGGTGTAGACAATTCATTGGCTTTAGTGCCGGTACCAACGAACAAGACTGATTCAGGTTCCCCTGAGTCAGGACCAGGTTGGCATTTTCTTCGGAGAAACTGGACCAAAGTCTCTGCTAAGAAGGCTGTTCTCCAGTGGGTTTCGAAGCTCCGTGGCAGGGATTCACCAGCTGTAGCTTATCTGGATAGGAAGCGGAGTGACTCTGGCTGCGATGAAGATTGCTCTTCTAGCATCGATGGCTCTGAGCTTATGCAGTCTCCTCTTTCTCCCTGCGTTGGATCAAACAACATCCCGGAAGAGCTGGAAGGTCTACACGAAAAGTACTCTTCCACGTGTAGATTATTCACATACAAAGAAGTTTTGTCAATTACCTCAAACTTTGCATCTG ATAACTTGATTGGAGAAGGTGGTAATAGTTATGTTTACAGAGGAGACCTACCAGATGGAAGGGAGCTAGCTGTCAAACTATTAAAGCCTTGTCTTGACGTGATGAAGGAGTTCAAACAGGAAATCGAAGTGATTACAAGTGTTAATCACAAGAACATAGTGTCTCTCTTTGGTTTCTGCTTTGAGAATAATAATTTGATGCTGGTGTATGACTATCTACCAAGAGGAAGCCTCGAAGAAAACCTTCACG GTAATAGAAAGGATGCAGCAAGTTTTGGCTGGCTGGAGAGATATAGAGTGGCGGTGGGTGTTGCTGAGGCGTTAGACTATCTACATAATACTCATGACCCAGAAGTGATTCACCGAGATGTGAAGTCTTCTAATGTTCTTTTGGCAGATGATTTTGAAGCACAG CTCTCAGATTTCGGATTTGCTAGCCTTGCTTCAAGCGCTTCACAGCATGTGACGTGTGGGGATATTGCCGGAACATTTGG ttacCTAGCACCGGAGTACTTCATGCACGGTAAAGTAACCGACAGGATTGATGTCTATGCTTTTGGCGTTGTGTTACTCGAGCTCCTATCGGGTAGGAAACCAATCTGCGTCGACCAGAGTAAAGGCCAGGAGAGCCTTGTCTTGTGG GCAAACCCAATTCTAGAGAGTGGAAAGTTTACTCAGTTACTGGATCCAAGCCTAGAAACTGATAACAGTAACGATCTAATCGAGAAACTGTTGTTAGCTGCCACACTATGCATCAAACGGTCACCTAATGACCGTCCACAAATGACCCTT GTTGTAAAGATACTACAAGGAGACGAAGAAGCAACAGAATGGGGAAAGCAACAAGTACGAGCATCAGAAGATGCAAGGGAGTACTTGACGAACATAGAGTCACACATAAACCTAGCGTTGCTTGATTTGGAAGATGATGCAGCTTCTGATAGTAGTCCGGAAGCTAGTAGTATATCCGTTGAGGATTACTTGAAAGGGAGATGGAGCCGCACTGCTAGCTTCAACTTCAActaa
- the LOC106382918 gene encoding protein kinase STUNTED isoform X2, giving the protein MKPTGGGGEKPATEGSALVIVGVNPDERSREVLTWSLVNVTRPGDRIIALHVLDYSLGSTSLISLVKTFDTMLGVYESFCNLKQVDLKLKFLRGKSARKLLVQEVKSCGATSLIVGSSKRHHTIRSSASLAKYCARNLAKDVSVFAVKSGKIMFRRVPSNNGAEGSHMKLPSLVSASPNVAIEAAKIGNTFSPARTSSRWTRTSRTSSLQSPESLGVDNSLALVPVPTNKTDSGSPESGPGWHFLRRNWTKVSAKKAVLQWVSKLRGRDSPAVAYLDRKRSDSGCDEDCSSSIDGSELMQSPLSPCVGSNNIPEELEGLHEKYSSTCRLFTYKEVLSITSNFASDNLIGEGGNSYVYRGDLPDGRELAVKLLKPCLDVMKEFKQEIEVITSVNHKNIVSLFGFCFENNNLMLVYDYLPRGSLEENLHGNRKDAASFGWLERYRVAVGVAEALDYLHNTHDPEVIHRDVKSSNVLLADDFEAQLSDFGFASLASSASQHVTCGDIAGTFGYLAPEYFMHGKVTDRIDVYAFGVVLLELLSGRKPICVDQSKGQESLVLWANPILESGKFTQLLDPSLETDNSNDLIEKLLLAATLCIKRSPNDRPQMTLVVKILQGDEEATEWGKQQVRASEDAREYLTNIESHINLALLDLEDDAASDSSPEASSISVEDYLKGRWSRTASFNFN; this is encoded by the exons ATGAAACCTACCGGAGGCGGAGGTGAGAAACCGGCGACGGAAGGCTCGGCGTTAGTAATCGTCGGTGTAAATCCCGACGAAAGGAGCAGAGAGGTGCTTACGTGGTCTTTGGTGAATGTAACTCGCCCTGGAGATCGAATCATCGCTCTCCACGTCCTCGATTACTCTCTCG GCTCCACGTCGCTTATCTCGCTGGTTAAGACCTTCGACACGATGCTTGGTGTATACGAAAGCTTCTGCAACTTAAAACAG GTTGATTTGAAGTTGAAGTTCTTAAGAGGGAAGTCAGCTAGGAAACTTCTTGTACAGGAAGTGAAATCGTGTGGAGCTACGAGTTTGATCGTTGGTTCTTCTAAGAGACATCATACAATCCGTTCCTCAGCTTCTTTAGCTAAGTATTGTGCTAGGAATCTTGCTAAGGATGTCTCGGTTTTTGCTGTTAAGAGTGGGAAGATTATGTTCCGGCGAGTACCTAGTAACAATG GTGCAGAAGGTTCACATATGAAGCTTCCCTCTTTAGTGAGCGCATCCCCCAACGTTGCTATTGAAGCGGCAAAGATTGGTAACACATTTAGCCCCGCAAGAACTAGCTCACGCTGGACAAGAACTAGCCGCACTTCCTCATTACAGTCTCCCGAGAGTTTAGGTGTAGACAATTCATTGGCTTTAGTGCCGGTACCAACGAACAAGACTGATTCAGGTTCCCCTGAGTCAGGACCAGGTTGGCATTTTCTTCGGAGAAACTGGACCAAAGTCTCTGCTAAGAAGGCTGTTCTCCAGTGGGTTTCGAAGCTCCGTGGCAGGGATTCACCAGCTGTAGCTTATCTGGATAGGAAGCGGAGTGACTCTGGCTGCGATGAAGATTGCTCTTCTAGCATCGATGGCTCTGAGCTTATGCAGTCTCCTCTTTCTCCCTGCGTTGGATCAAACAACATCCCGGAAGAGCTGGAAGGTCTACACGAAAAGTACTCTTCCACGTGTAGATTATTCACATACAAAGAAGTTTTGTCAATTACCTCAAACTTTGCATCTG ATAACTTGATTGGAGAAGGTGGTAATAGTTATGTTTACAGAGGAGACCTACCAGATGGAAGGGAGCTAGCTGTCAAACTATTAAAGCCTTGTCTTGACGTGATGAAGGAGTTCAAACAGGAAATCGAAGTGATTACAAGTGTTAATCACAAGAACATAGTGTCTCTCTTTGGTTTCTGCTTTGAGAATAATAATTTGATGCTGGTGTATGACTATCTACCAAGAGGAAGCCTCGAAGAAAACCTTCACG GTAATAGAAAGGATGCAGCAAGTTTTGGCTGGCTGGAGAGATATAGAGTGGCGGTGGGTGTTGCTGAGGCGTTAGACTATCTACATAATACTCATGACCCAGAAGTGATTCACCGAGATGTGAAGTCTTCTAATGTTCTTTTGGCAGATGATTTTGAAGCACAG CTCTCAGATTTCGGATTTGCTAGCCTTGCTTCAAGCGCTTCACAGCATGTGACGTGTGGGGATATTGCCGGAACATTTGG ttacCTAGCACCGGAGTACTTCATGCACGGTAAAGTAACCGACAGGATTGATGTCTATGCTTTTGGCGTTGTGTTACTCGAGCTCCTATCGGGTAGGAAACCAATCTGCGTCGACCAGAGTAAAGGCCAGGAGAGCCTTGTCTTGTGG GCAAACCCAATTCTAGAGAGTGGAAAGTTTACTCAGTTACTGGATCCAAGCCTAGAAACTGATAACAGTAACGATCTAATCGAGAAACTGTTGTTAGCTGCCACACTATGCATCAAACGGTCACCTAATGACCGTCCACAAATGACCCTT GTTGTAAAGATACTACAAGGAGACGAAGAAGCAACAGAATGGGGAAAGCAACAAGTACGAGCATCAGAAGATGCAAGGGAGTACTTGACGAACATAGAGTCACACATAAACCTAGCGTTGCTTGATTTGGAAGATGATGCAGCTTCTGATAGTAGTCCGGAAGCTAGTAGTATATCCGTTGAGGATTACTTGAAAGGGAGATGGAGCCGCACTGCTAGCTTCAACTTCAActaa